In a genomic window of Scyliorhinus torazame isolate Kashiwa2021f chromosome 5, sScyTor2.1, whole genome shotgun sequence:
- the LOC140419715 gene encoding uncharacterized protein, producing the protein MEKPWKCGDCGKGCRVPSELETHRRSHTGERPFTCSQCGQRFRALSNLQSHQQVHTGKKPFTCSQCGQKFRALSNLQSHQRVHTGERPFTCSQCGKGFIDSSSLLRHQRIHTGERPFTCSQCGKGFSDSSNLRKHQRIHSVERPFICSQCGKGFIDSFTLQTHQRIHSGERPFTCSECGKGFIDASTLRIHQRVHTGERPFTCSQCGKGFTRLSSLQRHLRVHTGERPFNCSQCGQRFRASSNLRNHQRIHTGERPFICSDCGKGFSDLSTLRNHQRIHTGERPFTCSQCGKGFTRLSILQKHQRIHTGVPDLIPGLGHSLCEVCTFSPCLCGFPPGAPVSSHKSQKTCC; encoded by the coding sequence atggagaaaccgtggaaatgtggggactgtgggaagggatgcagagtcccatctgagctggagactcatcgacgcagtcacactggggagaggccgttcacctgctctcagtgtgggcagagattccgtgctttatccaacctgcagtcacatcagcaagttcacactgggaagaagccattcacctgttctcagtgtgggcagaaattccgtgctttatccaacctgcagtcacaccagcgagttcacactggggagaggccattcacctgctctcagtgtgggaagggattcattgattcatccagcctgctgagacaccagcgaattcacactggggagaggccattcacctgctctcagtgtgggaagggattcagtgattcatccaacctgcggaaacatcagcgaattcacagtgtggagaggccattcatctgctctcagtgtgggaagggattcattgattcattcaccttgcagacacaccagcgaattcacagtggTGAGcgcccgttcacctgctctgagtgtgggaagggattcattgatgcaTCCACCCTGCGgatccatcagcgagttcacactggggagaggccattcacctgctctcagtgtgggaagggattcactcggttatccagcctgcagagacacctgcgagttcacactggggagaggccattcaactgctcccagtgtgggcagagattccgAGCTTCATCCAACCTACGGaaccatcagcgaattcacactggggagaggccgttcatctgctctgattgtgggaagggattcagtgatttatccaccctgcggaaccatcagcgaattcacacaggggagaggccgttcacctgctctcagtgtgggaagggattcactcggttatccatcctgcagaaacatcagcgaattcacactggggtcccagatttgattcccggcttgggtcactctctgtgtgaagtctgcacgttctccccgtgtctgtgtgggtttcctccgggtgctccggtttcctcccacaagtcccaaaagacatgctgttag